The sequence below is a genomic window from Brevibacillus agri.
TACCCGATCATCGAAAACGGGCAAATCATCGGCGCGATGGAGATCGCCAACGATGTGACAAAGATGGAGCGGCTCATCCGCGAAAACTTGCTTGCGAAAAACGGCTCCCGCTACACGTTTGACCAGATTATCGGAAAAAGCGGAGCGATTCTCGACGTGATCGAAAACGCCAAGCGGGCAGCGCGCACCTCCTCCTCCGTGCTCGTCGTCGGCGAAACCGGAGCAGGCAAAGAACTGTTCGTGCAAAGCATCCACAATGCCAGCCTGCGCTCATCCGGCCCGCTCATCTCGCAAAACTGCGCGGCGCTTCCCGACAGCCTGATTGAAGGCTTGCTGTTTGGCACGGCCCGCGGCGCTTTTACCGGAGCAGTGGAAAGACCGGGCTTGTTCGAGCAGGCAGAAGGCGGCACGTTGTTTCTTGATGAAATCAACTCGCTTAGTATGCCTCTCCAGGCCAAATTGTTGCGCGCCCTGCAGGAGAAGTCGATCAGGCGCATCGGCGACACGAAGGATCGGGCGATTGACGTGCGCATCATCGCCGCTATCAACGAAGACCCGGTAGAGGCGATCGCCAATTCTCATTTGCGAAAAGACTTGTACTACCGCCTTGGCGTCGTCACCCTGTTCCTGCCTCCGCTGCGCGAGCGCAAGGAAGACATCCCGATGCTCGTTTCGCATTTTATTGAAAAGTACAATGAGCTGTTTCAAATGGAAGTGACAGGTGTCGCGAGCGACGTCCTGCAATTTTTTCAGGAGCACGACTGGCCCGGCAACGTCCGGGAACTGCAGCATCTCATCGAAGGGGCGATGAACTTGATGGTGGACGAGACGACGATCCGCTACGAGCACTTGCCGCTGCACTTTTTGCGCCGCTCCCCTGCCAGCGCGACCGCAAGCGAGCAAGCGTCTCCCCGCTCTCTTCCGTTTATTGAGGAAGGCAAATCGCTGAAGGAAACGATGCAGGAGTTTGAAACCGCCTATATTCATCACGTCGTAGACCGCTACAACGGCAACATCTCGCGCGCGGCCAAGGAACTGCACATCAGTCGGCAAAGCTTGCAGTACCGCCTGCGCAAATTGGGAATCAGAGGATAAGCGGCTTGCTTCTTCATTTTACGACGCCAAAATTTTTGGCGTTTTTTTATTTTTTTTGCACAGAAACGCCCATTTTCTTTGCACTCTTCTCCATAATCTACCTGACAAAGATGATTTGCTTGCGCTGATACTTTTGGTATCATTCTTGCAAAACATATAGCACGCCTGAAAACGCATTCATCAAATCAATATTTCTCGCGTGAAGGAGAGGGTTTTATGACACCAAGCAGCAACGAACAGCACAATGAACTAAAACGCAGTATGAGCAGTAGGCACCTCTTCATGATTTCTCTTGGAGGCGTGATCGGGACCGGACTGTTTCTCGGTTCTGGCTATACGTTAAGCCAGGCTGGACCCGTTGGCACGATCCTTTCTTTTCTGGTCGGCGGCTTTATCATGTATTTGACCATGCTCTGCCTTGGCGAGCTGACTGTAGCGATGCCGGTAGCTGGTTCGTTCCAAACGTACATGACCCGGTTCGTCAGTCCGTCCCTTGGCTTCGGCGTAGGCTGGCTGTACTGGCTCGGCTGGGCCGTAACCGTTGCCCTCGAGCTTTTGTCTTCCGGTCTGTTGATGCAGCGCTGGTTCCCTGACTCTCCGGTCTGGATGTGGTGCGCCATCTTCGGTGTCCTTCTGTTCCTGTTGAATGCGCTTTCTGCCCGTGCGTTCGGTGAGTCCGAATTCTGGTTTTCCAGCATTAAAGTAAGCGCTATCATCCTGTTTATCATCTTGGGTGGAGCGGCTATGTTCGGCTTGATTGACATGAAAAATGGACAACCTGCTCCGATGTTCTCCAACTTCACCAGCAGTCCGCTGCTTCCGTTTGGCATTACCGGCCTGTTGATGACGATGATTACGGTGAACTTCTCCTTCCAGGGTACCGAACTGATCGGTATCGCGGCCGGCGAGAGCAAGGAACCGGAGAAAACGATTCCGAAGTCCATTCGCGCTACCGTGTGGCGCACGCTCGTCTTCTTCATTTTGGCGATTGCCATCGTGGCCGGGATGATTCCGTACCAACAGGCTGGCGTGATCGAAAGCCCGTTTGTCGTCGTGTTTGACAGCATCGGTATCCCTTATGCAGCAGACATCATGAACTTCGTCGTCCTGACTGCGCTGTTGTCTGTAGCCAACTCCGGCTTGTACGCCGCTACGCGGATGCTCTACTCCTTGTCCAATGAGCGAATGGCTTCCCGCAAGCTTGCGATCGTCAACCGCAAAGGCATTCCGATGAATGCGTTGATTATTACTTTTTCCATCTCTCTGCTCTCGCTTCTGTCCGGCTTTTTTGCAGAAGATACCGTGTTCATGGTGCTTCTGTCCATCGCTGGCCTGGGTGCTCAGGTAGGCTGGATCTCGATTTCCGCGTCCCAGCTCGCTTTTCGTCGCCACTACCTGAAAAATGGCGGCAAGCTGGAAGACCTGAAGTTCCGTACGCCGCTGTACCCTGTACTTCCATTGGTTTCGCTGATTTTGAACCTGAGCGTCCTCGTCAGCCTGGCCTTTGATCCGGAGCAGCGCATCGCTCTCTACTGTGGCATTCCGTTCATGCTCATTGCGATTCTGATCTACCAGCTTCGCTTCAAAAACAAGCTGGAGCCGCAGCCAGACACTGAACTGGGCTCCTATCGCAAAGCGAACAATCTGTAAGCAAATATAAAAGAAAAGCTTGCACTCCTGTTCAAAGGAGGCAAGCTTTTCGCTTTATGGTCATGATTTTTTGGCCATGCTACAGGGAGATTCGCACAATTTCCGTTATGACTACCATGGCAAAGACGGCAAATCCAAGGGAACTCGTCACCAGCAACATCCGTTTCAGCTTTTTCATATCTTCCATATCAGATTCCCTCACTTTCCTAACGCCCATCGTTTTCGTTTCTATCGTTATATACGCACCACCCATGGAAAATGTTTCAATGGGCGCCCAATAACATTTCGTGTTTTCTCGTCAAAAAGCTTACGGTTGCGCGATTTTTGTCAAATCGTTGCCGAGCTTGAACGTGTCTTGCTCCATCAAATGGAGCATCCAGGCAACCAACAAGCCTACGGCGAGACAGATCGTCCACGGAAGCCACGCCGCCTGCAGCTTCAGCCCGACATCGTACACCCAGCCGCCTGCGACCTGGCCGAGCGAGCCGCCGATGGCAATCGAGTATCCGTTGAAGCCGTAATAGGCTCCTACCAAATCTTTTGGCGCAAAACGCGGAACGACATCTACCAGATTCGGCACGGCGATCATCGTGCCCAGCGCGAACAGGAAGACGTCGATGAGCAGCATCCACAGCGAATCGGCAAAGGTAAACAGGAACAGCCCCACGCCCATGACCAGCGTGCCGATGCCGATCAAGGTCAGCCGATGCGGATATCCTTCCAGCCATTGCGTCACCTTCATCTGGAAAAGAATGACGAACAGCGACATCGCCGACAGGACAATCCCGACAGAAGTTTTGCTGTGTGTCACATGCTCCACGAGCAGCGGTATGGTCAAAAATACTTGCATATTCAAGTAATAATAGCCCATCAGGATGAACGTGAAGCGGACAAAACGCTTGTCCCGGATCACCGTGAACATGCTCTCCCAAATACTGTGCCGTGTATTGGTGGCACTGATCGGGGACAGAAAAAAGAAGGAGACAAGCGCGTTCACGCCAAAAATCGCTCCGGCAAACAGCGACAAGTACGTAAAATCAACGGCCGAGAGTGCGGTGCCGACGATTTGCGAGCCGACTACCGCAATATTGCCGAGTACATTGCGAAAGGCAAACACTTCTTTGCGAATGGAATCCGGCGTCAAAATCGCAAACGCAGCCGAGCCAGCCGGGTCAAACAGCGCCCCGCCGAGGCCAGACAAAATCGCTGCGATAAAAAAATGCCACGTCTCTGTACAGAATGCGAACATCGCAAACCCGACAGCCCGCACGGCCATGCCGAGAACCATCGCACCTTTGTAGCCAAAGGCGTCGGCCATCACTCCGCCCAAAAACGCAAAGCCTTGCTGGGAAAACTGCCGCACGCTGAGCACGAGTCCCGCCATCGCCAGCGTCCATCCAATACTGCCCGTCAAGTACAAGGTCAGATACGGAATCAGGGCATAAAAACCAAGGTTCATCATAAAGGATGTCGTCAAGAGCAGCTTGACAGAAAACGGTGTTTCTTTCCACATTTCCCTCTTCATTTGATACCCCTCGCTCTCCCGCTATCTCTCATGATTTGGGGATATCCCCAGCTTAAAGAACAGGGTATAATTTGGGAAACGAACGTTTTTGTATATGGTTATCAAATATTTAGATAAGAGGGAAACACACGCTATGGACTTCGAACAACTGCGCGCCTTCTACACGTTGGCACAGACGAAAAACTTCACCAAGGCTGCGGAAATGCTCCATCTCGTTCAGTCTACGGTGACGATGCGAATCAAGCAACTGGAAGAAAAAGTCGGGAAGCCGCTGTTTATCCGCGACAAGCGGAGTGTGGAAATTACCCAGGCTGGCTTGACGCTTTTGCCCTATGCCGAAAGAATCCTCAAGCTGTCTCACGAGGCACTGAGCGAAGTCGCTTCTCTCCAGCCATATGAAGATTACTTGTCCATCGGCAGTCTGAACGCCATCTGGACCTCTACCCTCGAACCGATCTTGAAAGAGTATCATTACCGTTATCCGCAAATTGCCATCAGCACCAAAACCGGGCATTCCTCCGACGTCATCCAGTATTTGCTCGACAACGTCATTCAGATCGGAATCGTATATGTGCCGCCGTCTTTGCCGAACTTTGAGGTCATTCCCACCTGGGACGATGAAATCGTCCTCGTCTGCTGTCCGCACAGCAGCTTCGCCCAGTCGACTCATGTGGACTCGCGCGAGCTTCGCAACCTGCCGCTGCTCTACATGAACTGGGGACCGCCCTTCAACGAATGGATCAGACAGACGCTGCCGCGCAACTACGTGCCCAAGCTGACCGTCGACAAGGCGGAGCTGGCCATTGATTTGATTAAGGAAGGGCTGGGCGTCAGCCTGCTGACCCGCTCCGCCGTCAAGTCGGAGCTGGCTGCCGGAACGCTCAAGGAACTGCCGATTACAGGAAACAAGCCTCCGAAGCGCTCCGCCTACATCGTCCTGCCGAAAGACAAAAAAAATAAACCCAGCGTGGAAAAATGGCTGAGTCTC
It includes:
- a CDS encoding sigma-54 interaction domain-containing protein, producing the protein MNEGVHVIDATGTTIVYNQKMTELESMARQDVLHKPLSEVFQFHSGQESTLLTCLRTGNSIRNTRQTYFNDKQKEITTINNTYPIIENGQIIGAMEIANDVTKMERLIRENLLAKNGSRYTFDQIIGKSGAILDVIENAKRAARTSSSVLVVGETGAGKELFVQSIHNASLRSSGPLISQNCAALPDSLIEGLLFGTARGAFTGAVERPGLFEQAEGGTLFLDEINSLSMPLQAKLLRALQEKSIRRIGDTKDRAIDVRIIAAINEDPVEAIANSHLRKDLYYRLGVVTLFLPPLRERKEDIPMLVSHFIEKYNELFQMEVTGVASDVLQFFQEHDWPGNVRELQHLIEGAMNLMVDETTIRYEHLPLHFLRRSPASATASEQASPRSLPFIEEGKSLKETMQEFETAYIHHVVDRYNGNISRAAKELHISRQSLQYRLRKLGIRG
- a CDS encoding amino acid permease; amino-acid sequence: MTPSSNEQHNELKRSMSSRHLFMISLGGVIGTGLFLGSGYTLSQAGPVGTILSFLVGGFIMYLTMLCLGELTVAMPVAGSFQTYMTRFVSPSLGFGVGWLYWLGWAVTVALELLSSGLLMQRWFPDSPVWMWCAIFGVLLFLLNALSARAFGESEFWFSSIKVSAIILFIILGGAAMFGLIDMKNGQPAPMFSNFTSSPLLPFGITGLLMTMITVNFSFQGTELIGIAAGESKEPEKTIPKSIRATVWRTLVFFILAIAIVAGMIPYQQAGVIESPFVVVFDSIGIPYAADIMNFVVLTALLSVANSGLYAATRMLYSLSNERMASRKLAIVNRKGIPMNALIITFSISLLSLLSGFFAEDTVFMVLLSIAGLGAQVGWISISASQLAFRRHYLKNGGKLEDLKFRTPLYPVLPLVSLILNLSVLVSLAFDPEQRIALYCGIPFMLIAILIYQLRFKNKLEPQPDTELGSYRKANNL
- a CDS encoding MDR family MFS transporter, with the protein product MKREMWKETPFSVKLLLTTSFMMNLGFYALIPYLTLYLTGSIGWTLAMAGLVLSVRQFSQQGFAFLGGVMADAFGYKGAMVLGMAVRAVGFAMFAFCTETWHFFIAAILSGLGGALFDPAGSAAFAILTPDSIRKEVFAFRNVLGNIAVVGSQIVGTALSAVDFTYLSLFAGAIFGVNALVSFFFLSPISATNTRHSIWESMFTVIRDKRFVRFTFILMGYYYLNMQVFLTIPLLVEHVTHSKTSVGIVLSAMSLFVILFQMKVTQWLEGYPHRLTLIGIGTLVMGVGLFLFTFADSLWMLLIDVFLFALGTMIAVPNLVDVVPRFAPKDLVGAYYGFNGYSIAIGGSLGQVAGGWVYDVGLKLQAAWLPWTICLAVGLLVAWMLHLMEQDTFKLGNDLTKIAQP
- a CDS encoding LysR family transcriptional regulator codes for the protein MDFEQLRAFYTLAQTKNFTKAAEMLHLVQSTVTMRIKQLEEKVGKPLFIRDKRSVEITQAGLTLLPYAERILKLSHEALSEVASLQPYEDYLSIGSLNAIWTSTLEPILKEYHYRYPQIAISTKTGHSSDVIQYLLDNVIQIGIVYVPPSLPNFEVIPTWDDEIVLVCCPHSSFAQSTHVDSRELRNLPLLYMNWGPPFNEWIRQTLPRNYVPKLTVDKAELAIDLIKEGLGVSLLTRSAVKSELAAGTLKELPITGNKPPKRSAYIVLPKDKKNKPSVEKWLSLMSELGYSTT